GGCCGGTGGTCTACGTATAAAAGAACCACCTGCTCCTCCTGATGCTGTGACTGTGAGTGCTCTAAAGCTGTATTGCTATGTGTTTACAGAGAGAGAATGGTAAGGTGATTTTACTATTTTACCCTTGGGTGTGTTATAGATGAGCCGAAATCACTTCCATTTCCATCGAGGATAGAACGGTTATAGGTTCGACTCAGATGAACAACGATGACCTGTTACATTTGTGATGAGTGCGCTGAGGAGAGTAAAGCAGCTCCTGAGTGTGGGTGTTCAGGTGCGCCTGGGTGGGCTGAGATATTAACTTTGGGCTATAAAAAATCAAGTCACCTGCAGCGGTGGAGTTAGAATTGTAAAGTTAGAAgggccaaaataaaaaatacaagtatataaAATACCTAAGTATTCAATAATTACATGTTTAGAGCAAAACATTTCTATTTTAGTCATgtctaatttgttttagagGGAACTTTAACTTAAATCATAAGTAGtttattacaaattctatatgttatatataatataatagagaaagagataaaaatttgAGAGGCCAAGGCCACTCCAGGTCTAGGAGTGGCTCTGCCACTGGTCACCTGGGCTATATAGGTTCGTCCCCTGGTAGTGGTGTAGCTTTGTTGTGAGTGTGAAAGAATCTTATAAATATTCTActgtttgtggaaggaaaaaaaaacagaaggatAGAACGGTCACCAAAATCAGCTGATTAATTAGTTTCTCTCAATTTGTAATTCCCCCAATTTGAGGGGAAAATACATTTTGTATATACAGAGGGGACAATTAAAACGACGTCGTTAGtcgtttctctctctaaagtTTGTTTACCAGTGTCTACCTAACAATCTCTTCGCGGTGGCTTTGAACGGACACTTTCTGCTGACGAAATTATCGACCAGGTGGAGATACGTGCTGAGCTCGTGACACGTGGACACGTTGGTGCCGTTCACGTACGGAGAGTCCTTGCTGCTTAACCTCAGCTCCTTCCCTACTTCCGCGTACACCCACTGTGTGTCCTCCACCTTCTTCTGGAGCCAGTTCTGGATCTCCACCCTCTTGTAGGCCCCGCGGTCGCAGGCCACGTGATGCCTTTCGTTTTCGTCGATTACGAAACCGGGGACTTTAGTTATCACGTCGTCAGAGTTGACAATGCGTAACACTTTGGCTCCTTTCTTTTCCAGGTGACGCCGGAAGCTCCGGTTGCCAACACGTGGCCCGCCAAACGACATGACGGTAACGAGCGGGGACCGGTTGAACGTCGTTTTGATGTCGTAGGCTGCGAGAGTGGCAAGTGCGGCGCCGAGGCTGTGGCCAGTGATGGTCAGGCTGAGTGGCTCGTCGCCGTACGATTGAAGCAAACGTGCAATCTCTTCACGTACCATTTGTTGCAAGCTTGGCATTAAGTGGGTCCCTGAGGTGTAGAGGCTCAAGAAACCACTTTCCACCATTGGCTCGCACTCGTTTAGACATGAATTGTTATTAGTTCTAGACGGGAGGTGCGTGAGAGTAGCCCGAAGATTCTCGAGCCACTCTAAACACGTGGCGGTGCCTCGGAAGGAGATCACCACGTCGCGCCTCCCTAGCCTAGTGATTTCGTTCTTGTCCTGGCACACCGCCACGTAGCCAATCCAACTGGACTGTGTGGCGACCCAGCTGGGAGCCTTTTCGATCCACCGTGGCAGCTGGATGCCAGACGTAGCACGCAGATTTTTCGTTAGGCGGTAGCCAGTTGCCGGGAGCTCGCAGTTTTCGAACAAGGAGCTCTTGGGGTACTTGCAGGTTGCGTAGGACGGTGAATCCGGGTCAAAGTCAAACGCCTTGTATGCGGCATCGACGAACTGCCCGTACCGGAGAATCTCGCCGCGTAAGTTGTCGTCCAGTGGGTCTAGAAGGCCTTCCCAGTTCTTGACGCCTTGGTACTCTTCCCAGATTTTGCGAATGGGTTGTTTTGTGGCGGTAAcagaggtggtggttgtgatGGGGGTGATGGGCTGGGTTAGTGTTAGAGAGCTGAGGGAAACGGGGTTGAGCAGCTGCTCCCAGTTGGGTAGGTTTTGTGTGAAAGTGGCCTGATTGGGGGTTGAGGATGTTGGTGATTGAGTGAGAGTGCAGCAGCAGCTGATTATTGTCttgaatttttgggtaggGACGATGAGTGTGGAGGGATTTGGAGTAGTTACGGGTTTGATAGAGAGCCTCATTGTGAGCTGTAGGGGGTTATGTGGGTATGTACAGATTTGGATAACTTGGGTGGCTCTCCAATGGCGAGAGAGGACACAATATCAGAAAGAGAAGAGGCTAGAGTTCTCTAACCGAGTCTCTCACTTTCTAAGTGGGGGGCTGGCAATTTGTAGTTGCATTTTGAAGGGGAGGGGGATGGGCCttttataattacaaaaagtggatatggagagagagagagagagagagagagagagatacgCGGAGGAGGGGAGAGAAGAGCATAtggaaaaaatttgaaaaacgaaaattggaaaagagGAAAGTGTTTCACACATGTACTTTAAAAGCAGAGGAGGGGAGAGAAGAGCAGGGCAGAGTGAGACTTTTGTTAAAGTCTCTATACCTTTTGatcaaaaagagagagagagagagagagagagagagagagatgaaaaggtGGAGGGTATATGACCTCACAATTTGGGTCGTGTACATTTGTATGGAGTAATTTTTTGGTGTGACGGTTTATTTATGttataatacatatatttatgtactttaagtatttaatatctattaatattataataaataaattagtaaCATCATATAACAGTGTGACtgttatattaaaaaaatttcatttgtatgaaattatgaCATAAATTTTAACCAATTAAATTGATGCAAATACAACAAGATAATTTCCATAGCcagtaatttttttaccgGAAATGATATTATTGGGGAGAGAACCAAATACAAAACCTACTCATGAGTGAATTCTTTTAATTCATTTTAGAAATAAACTGCTCGCCTTAAATTTTAATTGTCTATTAATAACATATAACATATTTATAATCcatcggagttttaacgaaaaaaaaattataaacaatgAGCTGGAATTAAAAACTATTGATTATATttaagaaatagaaaatggtCATCAAATTTGGACATATATAGGATCCATAGACAAtacttgatttatttatttagaattaaaaaggTTTTTCCGGGATGCATGAGATGTGTATATATTATCTAGGTTTGATTGGTTGgtgagggaagagagagaagtcaTAGCAGAAAAACCGCACTGAGAGTTGGACGGTAAGACGATGAGTTAGAAGATATGGGGAAGGAAGGTGGGGTCAGAGTCACATCCAATGATTTTCTTCTAATTTCCAATCAAAATGCACTACTGGCAGGCCCCTCTCCAATTATAAACCGCTAAGCGACAGCTGCGACTCACCGTAGAATATCTCAGCTTGCGCGGGCTGACTCCGACAACTCGCTCGGCTCCGCTTGGTTTGGCGGTTAAAGCTGCGAACGGTGTGTCGTTTTTTTCATTGCATGTCCACGTAGGCACAGCCGCACGGCACGGGGATTGTTGGGCTAAACCAGGTCTTGTGTCACGGAACTGGCTTGTGTGTTTTAACGTAAGGAATCAAAGAACAATGGAGTTGCAATTTAAATGCCGACCTCATGCTTCAATTCAACTAGTCTTTCAGAGAAATAAAACCGCATGCTTCAATTCTGTGCATGTGCGGGTGTGCCCTCGTGCGCATTTTTACttctccaaaaccctaaaatataaatatgcatATATGTTTATAGATCGATCGAAAATTAGAAATGAGTTAAGTTAGTTGGTCAAGGCAATGAATTTACCTCCATTTAAGTTCAAATACCCTTCTAAATGTATTAGAATTAAGGCAATGGACTTAACATTCGTAAGGGACTCTAAAggatgtccctcaaataaaataatttgaaggatccctcaatagaaagagactatatatatatatacagaaatTCTGATATTCAGACATCCATACATTATTATCATGCGTACATCATGTATTTTGTACTACCCCTCCATGCTTTCTTACCTATTTACAATGCCATACACACAATAATAGTGTGgacattaaatttaaaaactcaatattctgtttttactttttgaaaACATGTAGCAATcattacttcaatttctctctccttggGTGTGCCTCTTCATTTCTATTGCTCTTCCTTGCACAGATTTCTTCTTTCCACAAACAACTCTCTCCCACTCGATTATTCTCTTATGTCTTGATCTCTTCCTTAAGtttcttcatcattttttGTTGGACTTGTCGGAAAAGTGAAACCTTTGCAATGTCGGAAGTTTCTTCACCATTAGTTGTGGAGTCATCACGCACCTCTAGCCCTTATCTCCATCAAGTCAGAACCTTTACAATGTCGGAAGATAGATGAAATGAAACTACAAATGGAAGAATCATTAAAAAGTAAGATGGAtcgaaacaaaaaagaagtaaaagaaAGCATATTGGAgagattttattattattattaattgccAAAAGAGTAGAGAGGTTATTGACGAGGAacaggggaaaaaaaaaaaaaaaaaaaagggtaagtAATCAGTAGCTAGCTAGTAAccggaaaaacaaaaaaaacaaaaacaaaaaccaatgCCTAAAATAATTGCGTAGCAAAAAGAGTAactgaagagaaaaataaaggtGATGGGTTTTGTGAAAGCCCAACAAAAGTACCGAAGAGTTTTagagatggaaaaaaaaagtctgtATTTTCAAGAATGTAATtacagaggagagagagttggaAAAGGTAATCATGTGGTTGACATTAGGGATGACAAAAATTTCCGTAGGGGCAGGTTCCCGACCCTAAcggggggagatttcggggttaaatgggtatcgggtacggagatccccgaacttgaaaaatccccgactgatatggggaggggatggtattggcgtccccatcTCCGAACCCGACCtgaaaatatatgtttatatttaaataaacaaaatatttctGTTTAACCATAAGTTAACTTCcgtctcctaattcttcctaaatTTCCAtgaaatttcatattgatgtgattttgaatagttgagttgaactttatagttaatttggagtgttgaatgataatttaatatgaaacttaatgttaaaatgtatgataaatatttttttatgcaaaaaaatagGGGATTCAgggcgggtatgggggatagtcccccaACGGGGACGGGGCCGGGaattccccgaaacctaataaacggggatgggttcggggacgggggcggggatggagagcggggatggggatagtattgtcatacccggctCCTACATGACCCGTGGCCATCCCTAGTtgacatatgtatatatatatatatatatattagagtGCTGTTATTTCCACCATCTTGTCTTATTTTCCCATTTACCTTATTTTCtcacccaccattattcctaaaatatcctttaattattaattcaagcaaATTAAATATCATTATGTATctattatgaaatttttttaaccatTAGATTAACATTCATTCAATTCTATAGCTGAGATTAAAACTTCacttataaatttttgtttctttaataatATCATCGTGAACATCAAACTGCTCtgattttaataataaagatgagaggaaaagaaaaaagaaaaaaagggaactAATGTCGTTAAAATTCTTTCTTGAGCATGAAATTGAATGCGCTAGGATAAATGGAAAAGCCATACCACCACCAGACTTGGACTAGGATGGTttagaggagaagaaaaatgcaTACAAGGATGTgccaggagagagaaaattataaacatgTAAGAGAATAAATTTTTCCTGACCTAGAAGGATGTAATAGAGCATGCACCATTAAAGTTGTGTTCAATGTTTGCAGGATCGCCCCAACCCAATGACATATATCATTGGCAGCATAATCCTGCTGGGGAAGTCTTATGTGAATTTTTTAtggctaattttttttaagaaactaAAGATTAACCATCTCAGGGTGATTTTAGTTTAGACATGCTCTGATGGGTTAgaaagtttttctcttttagcTTTTGAGTTAGAGAAGATAATGAAAGActggagagagaaaatacgATTTTAAGGGAGAGCAATTTATTCTCCAGGAAAAAAAAGTCgaacaagagagaaaaataatattaattattattttataagtCGATTATCTAAACCGTTGATAGTAGATGAATCTAAAGGTGTTAAAAGTGTGTTTTATTGTGTGTGAAAATGTGTGTTCTCTTAAGTCCTTAGAAGTAATTTTACAAGGGAGTAAATTTGtcttaaaaattttgaaaataaggtGGGTGGAAATAACAGCACTCATATATTATTGAGGGATACCTTTTAAGGTCCCcaacgatttttttttttttcaacaatccaaactgtctatttttcaagtcttcattcatagattaTCCTTGCAAAACatcatataaattaaaatttattaaggTATCTAATTGGGACTAACAAAATAGACGAGTACATTGTGCTTTGAGTGGTAAAATGGTTTCtgattcaagtaattttttcaGAGATGAttaatatctaaaaattaaacaattcgGATAATTGAACTACAATATATGGTGTGTCATATAAAaatatccctcaaataagcttatttataAATCACAACATATATACAGTGGAGCTATTCCAAGGCCAAAAAGTGGCTTTGGCCCCTCCCCTCCTTGTTTGGCAGAAAGGCTCCTCTGGTTTATCTATCTCTTTAAATGATATACTTAAGCTTATGGCACCCCTAATCAATACTCGTCAAAATTCCAATATGAATATACTACTACATTTTcccacttaaaaaaaaaaaaaaaaaaacctccaaTTTCAATCTAGTATATCTAGTTCCACCCTAATACCAATTACATATTCTAATCTCAAACacatgcatacatatataaataaaatatatgtgATGCAAcatttttaagtaaaaaaagaaatatgctgtatattttcttattttgttggaATTAATGAAGTGTATGCAAAAGAAATATACATACACGACTTATGTATGATACATATGATTATCGTCTATAATGCTACATGGTGCTACCACCAcacaaaaactttttttttttttttgggttgagaaattctatgattacattcataattcagccaaaaaagtcactagccacaaaagtgctattacaataacggagcggtttaatatcaaaattaagaaaatctggtgtgtctccactaacgatcagaCAGGATCGAAtaaactctggcataggcatcccaactaagattgcaaacttagaataataaaaaagagataaagcttgaaaaaaccaagccataacaatacaaataaaactctcaccaaggagagatgaaaagctctcacaaatgagagatgaaaaactctcacaaaaggagaggtgaaaactacacagagaacccaaagagtctctgcaacttattccaaacataaagaaattgcaaaaaagatgatAGTGGGGATCCGACGCCGAAATGCAAGTGAAGATCCAACGCTGAGCCGCAGCCGCCTgtaatggttggatgaaaatcataacaaaactaagacaaatagggaaaaccctttgtctttgaaaatgggagaaaatgtgaaaggaggaagagaggaagagaagaggggagagcGGGGAAGAACAAAGGCTTCCTCCCTCCTATAAGTGGAAAAGGCTCTAAAAGTATTTTTTGGGAGAAACAAAAACGGTTTTTCAAAAACGAGTAAGAACCCGTTAAACATATAATACATCAACAATATTAAATGcacactattttttttttctctcaaatgTTAGTGACAAAATGATGTGGCAAGACATGACAATATTATGTTAAGTTTCAGCATATAACAGATatggaaaaattgaaatactgcaCTGGTTCATTGAAATTTAAACTCCCATCATAATGCAAAGGACTCACTAGTGTAGttgtttggagtatttactccctcaggcaaggtcctgggttcgaaTCCTAGCTtctgtgttgtgtgtgtgagtttaatattctattttccctttcaataggaaaggtcctaaaaaaaattaaaattaaaattaaaattaaaaaattaaaaaaaaacttccatttcaagggttttatttttggtaaaaacaaaatacgttttttaaaaaagaaaagaaaaggaaacacGTGAAACATAACCAGcaatatatgaaaaaataaatatttatctatttcttgctgcgtttttctttctatttataagggtttggaattttctttgtaatctAAACATGCCACCTACTAAGAAATACAATTATGGATATACAAAAcgactaaaaataaaataaaaattctcaAAGGGGAGCTCTTGATAAATTCATTGTTAAAGAATCACATGCATCAATTGATGAAGATTATGGTATTAATTTAtggttaattattatttttaatattttcatgcTATATTATGTGAGGGCCTCAATTTATGTTTTGTCAAAAACTCTCAAAATCTGAAGACCAACTCTGATAGGCAAATCCACTAAAACTATTATGGTCATATCATTTAGggccttttttaaaaaaaatctatatataaaggCTGAGGTATCAAACGgtgaaacattaaaaaatccaaaaagtGCACTTAATAAAATAAGGTAGTAAGAGacaacaaattaatataatgAGGTAAAATAGTAACACAATTATTatctaaataaaataattaaaaacacaaaacccacATTTTGAATGTGGCAGCTATCCCACTCCTCCACCCTtcaaaaaaaagttgttttcatAATTCATTTCCAGAAATGCACAGGCAATTTTTCCTGATAAACTCACAAGCCTTATTGTTGATTCTGACAATGATCATGCACAGGCAATCTCAGCACCCCCTTTTGCCTAATAGATTCTAAGTTTATAATTAACAAGGGCCCACTAGTTGCTTGATTTTGAACCAATCAAATGGATTTAATCTTTCTTTGTGGGCCCAATCGGAACCCTACTAGTCTAATTTCCACGAGTATATATACAGAACAGGACAGCTGTTTATGcatttttgctctttttggCCCTAGCAAGAGCCACATAGACCTAAAACACATCCGCAGGGTTCACCATTATGTGGAAACACGACACGAGCCGCATACAAAGCCATATTAAGCCAAAGTAAAGCCGAGTGGACTTGAAAGCCGTCTAGTAAAAACCCTGATTAGAACTAGTCAAAAACTTCCAAGCAGTTTGATGATTAATCTTATAAATCGCCCTTTCAAGCCTGATTATATTAACTCTAATCCACCTTAATTAGTGTTAATCTTTCCTGCATGAGATACGAACTTAACTCATTCGTATGGATCACTAGGATGTTAAAGTTGCTCAACATTCAAACTGAAATTACTTTGCAATGAGTGAAGAACGATGCGAAGTCTAAAATACGATCGACTGTCTCCAGTGTTTAGAAGAAAGTATACTCTCACATTTACTGTCTAGGTACTCAATGTGGTGCTCAATTTGGTCATCCATACTCATAATGTCACTCAATATAATTCACTTAAATGTTTGTCATAATTCGACTACATGTGGGAAGACATGTAGATATAGTTGAgagatattaaaaaattatggcATTAGATATTATACAAACCTTTGAACCAAAGCCCTAATATAACTTGCATTTCACATGTTAATTGATCTAATTATAGCGAAAAACTCACATGTGTTATGATGGTATTAAAGCAggtaattttacatgtttGTCTTAATTCGACACACGCACATGCATGTTATATAGAAGGTACTTTGAAAGATatttgaaagaagaaagaaagaaataaataaaatctgaCATTAGATATTACCCAAGCCCACATGATATCCTTCGTACAAAAATCCCATTTGTGTACCGAAAAAACTGAGTTGCTTAAAGACCATTGTTTGTTATTATTCTCCATAGAGTTCCAAAGTACCACAAGAGAAAAGGGACAGTGAGAAGTGGAAGTGCTGAGAGAGATGCATGCCATAATAGCATTTGTGGTCTGCTCACTGTCCACATTCCTGGTCCTTGCTCCCTCAACTCCTACTATTTTTGGAAATCACAACATGACAAAAGAAGTTGCCCactttgtttaattatttccTCCATctgttttgcttcttctttttttttaactttctcTTGTCACATTCCTTTGTTAGTTAACTATATATCTCCTTCTGGAGAAATTTTTGTAGGTTCGGAGTTCACCAGTACtatatactatttaatatACGTAGAATATGTGGaaatactttatttttatttcaaaaaagcATTGCAGTAAGTTGGTCTAAACTACATGTCCTATATATGTTAGATAGAACAATATCCGGCTGATGTACCCGAAACATGCAAAATTTCTCCTTCAGAAGTTTTGTGTATCAAACTCCTCAAATTACAATTCAACTTCATGCCCCCTAACCCATTATTGATATAATCTTTAGCAAGCAAATGGGAAATATGAAAAGCTCGAGCAACTTCATTTTCAGCTATTCGTTTTCTGATTGCTTCATACATAAGGTTAAACAAGCAGTTAATTAACAACTAAAAGTTGGGTAAGGGAAACTGTGTTTTCTAAGGGaaatgagaaattttttggggtaaGGAAAACTGTGTTTTCTAAGGAAAAATAAccaacaaattttcttttgtgccCCTCATAATTGTAAGTCGCTTTCAGTTCCttcgttttttttcttccaccCTCGATAGCCAGAACCTAATGTAGTACTTATTTATTTGACAGCTAGCCAGAAAAataattctttattttctggGTGGCATGGGtcaaagcaaaaacaaaaaaaatcaagactGGTGTGCATCACATACCAATCATTTGAACCAGTAGCTGGCTAGATCGAGCCATATATGCTTGCAATATGAAAGTTACTAGGTCAACCTTTCTGGTAGCTAGTAATTATAACAAAAGTGAAAGCAAGATCAAAACATATTCAAACCGTAAGGGCATTCACTGTACAGCACTCTACATATCGACAAGCAAAGGTTCTAAGGCCAACTTAGGTGATATCTTAATTCGGGTTATGAGTTATATTACTATAATGTTCAAGaaaaagcaacaacaacaaaaacgaGTTTTGCCAACGGATCTAGTTCAgtaaaaaatgattttaactTACAGACCAACGGTCTCCGATTCAGATTC
The Prunus dulcis chromosome 2, ALMONDv2, whole genome shotgun sequence DNA segment above includes these coding regions:
- the LOC117619915 gene encoding phospholipase A(1) DAD1, chloroplastic-like, coding for MRLSIKPVTTPNPSTLIVPTQKFKTIISCCCTLTQSPTSSTPNQATFTQNLPNWEQLLNPVSLSSLTLTQPITPITTTTSVTATKQPIRKIWEEYQGVKNWEGLLDPLDDNLRGEILRYGQFVDAAYKAFDFDPDSPSYATCKYPKSSLFENCELPATGYRLTKNLRATSGIQLPRWIEKAPSWVATQSSWIGYVAVCQDKNEITRLGRRDVVISFRGTATCLEWLENLRATLTHLPSRTNNNSCLNECEPMVESGFLSLYTSGTHLMPSLQQMVREEIARLLQSYGDEPLSLTITGHSLGAALATLAAYDIKTTFNRSPLVTVMSFGGPRVGNRSFRRHLEKKGAKVLRIVNSDDVITKVPGFVIDENERHHVACDRGAYKRVEIQNWLQKKVEDTQWVYAEVGKELRLSSKDSPYVNGTNVSTCHELSTYLHLVDNFVSRKCPFKATAKRLLGRHW